The Methylacidimicrobium sp. B4 genome contains a region encoding:
- a CDS encoding TolC family protein, with product MNASGGGSIGLWRGAKQKREKQALGVGALCLLSLLPWPVLAQSQEKAEHERPGWPLRALPAQAQPEPGRPAVSNMPSFDMLLQAVSPIAAKREDPKAIDLSECYRLAAIRWDQLKIDDQTVRAQQAVVAQAQSAFAPQFSWQNEQSFQNTTGVIPVVGGVAVGQSGGYFSFNSINSTWLLFDSMRQQNRVAAARATASAQTYTMAWDYQNLYLNVAQGFYQELNYEGSVRILEDQIAILRDLVNELQYRFKVGRSRPADVFQGQANLAAAVAAREGYVGLMNQYKAVLNYYLGIGPERIDLKESQAFPGPQTLEDYLAHVGSRPDILAQVQLLRSQKATLAVAIGEFGPRTALTGTYFLSHQPDSPVVWNTNIVTTMPLFTGGLYTGYVRQERALVHSAELQVENLKRTADQSLRIAFALFNAAVGQVLQYREQVEVAALYFAAQRHDFQRGVAQLLDVLVALNTYQQARLSLHQNEMNARYQLVNLFVQAGLAEGNWNRTGLPLHDMLQTSSPSGPGVPPVMPVSAPQ from the coding sequence ATGAACGCAAGCGGGGGAGGAAGCATCGGCCTCTGGAGAGGGGCGAAACAGAAGCGCGAGAAGCAGGCGCTTGGCGTCGGAGCCCTCTGCCTGCTCAGCCTGCTTCCCTGGCCGGTCTTGGCGCAATCGCAGGAGAAGGCGGAACACGAGCGACCGGGCTGGCCCCTTCGTGCGCTCCCGGCTCAGGCGCAGCCGGAGCCCGGCCGCCCCGCCGTTTCGAACATGCCTTCCTTTGACATGCTGCTGCAAGCCGTCTCTCCCATTGCCGCAAAACGGGAGGATCCCAAGGCGATCGACCTGTCAGAATGCTACCGGCTGGCGGCGATCCGCTGGGATCAGCTGAAGATCGATGATCAGACCGTCCGCGCCCAGCAGGCGGTGGTGGCCCAGGCCCAGTCGGCCTTCGCACCACAATTTTCCTGGCAGAACGAGCAGAGCTTTCAGAACACCACGGGGGTCATTCCGGTCGTTGGTGGGGTTGCCGTGGGACAATCGGGCGGCTACTTCTCCTTCAACTCGATCAACTCGACCTGGCTCCTCTTCGATAGCATGCGTCAGCAGAACCGGGTGGCCGCGGCCCGGGCGACCGCTTCGGCGCAGACCTACACGATGGCGTGGGACTACCAGAACCTCTACTTGAACGTCGCGCAGGGGTTTTATCAGGAGCTCAATTACGAAGGCAGCGTCAGGATCCTCGAAGATCAGATCGCCATTTTGCGCGACCTCGTCAACGAGCTCCAGTATCGATTCAAGGTGGGCCGGTCTCGTCCCGCTGACGTCTTTCAAGGGCAGGCGAACCTGGCGGCTGCGGTCGCTGCGCGCGAAGGTTACGTCGGGTTGATGAACCAGTACAAGGCGGTGCTCAACTACTACCTGGGGATCGGTCCGGAGAGGATCGACCTCAAGGAGAGCCAAGCGTTTCCCGGACCGCAAACCCTGGAAGACTACCTGGCGCATGTGGGGAGCCGACCGGACATCCTGGCCCAGGTGCAGCTCCTGCGCTCCCAGAAAGCGACGCTGGCGGTCGCCATCGGCGAGTTCGGCCCTCGCACGGCCCTCACCGGCACCTACTTCTTGAGCCACCAGCCCGATTCGCCGGTCGTCTGGAACACCAATATCGTGACGACGATGCCGCTCTTTACGGGCGGGCTCTATACCGGGTATGTCCGCCAGGAGCGGGCGCTCGTTCACTCGGCCGAGCTCCAGGTAGAGAATTTGAAGCGCACGGCCGATCAGAGCCTCCGGATCGCCTTCGCCCTGTTCAACGCGGCGGTAGGGCAGGTGCTCCAGTACCGGGAGCAGGTCGAGGTTGCGGCGCTCTACTTCGCCGCCCAGCGGCACGACTTTCAGCGGGGGGTGGCGCAGCTCCTCGATGTGCTGGTGGCCCTCAATACCTACCAGCAGGCCAGGCTGTCGCTTCATCAGAACGAGATGAACGCCCGGTATCAACTGGTGAATCTCTTCGTTCAGGCGGGACTGGCCGAAGGAAACTGGAATCGCACGGGACTTCCGCTTCATGATATGCTCCAGACAAGCTCACCCTCCGGCCCTGGCGTACCGCCGGTAATGCCGGTGTCGGCTCCGCAATAG
- a CDS encoding RNA polymerase sigma factor, translating into MGVISASRGAKKAGSKNVVEEESEDIALMAKIAKGDDEAFRRLIERHELAVFGAAVKMLQDRFVAEEITQKVFLRVYWAATRYRPTAKFRTWLFTILRRLVLNELRRCSSSALVFTGEDPWEGAPSASPRSPADLLEDKERLELVERAIASLPPKQRLAVVLKSYDDLSYEEIGRVLGLSLSATRALLFRARESLRKTLSFLRESR; encoded by the coding sequence ATGGGCGTGATATCTGCCTCCCGCGGAGCAAAAAAGGCCGGAAGCAAAAACGTGGTGGAGGAAGAATCCGAAGACATTGCGCTCATGGCGAAGATCGCCAAGGGCGACGATGAGGCCTTCCGAAGGCTCATCGAGCGCCATGAGCTTGCCGTTTTCGGCGCCGCGGTCAAGATGCTGCAAGACCGCTTCGTCGCAGAAGAGATCACGCAAAAGGTCTTCCTGCGCGTCTATTGGGCGGCCACGCGGTATCGACCGACCGCGAAGTTCCGCACCTGGCTCTTCACGATCTTGCGGCGGCTTGTCCTGAACGAGCTGCGCCGTTGCTCCTCCTCCGCACTCGTTTTTACCGGCGAGGATCCATGGGAGGGGGCTCCCTCCGCCTCTCCCCGCTCTCCCGCGGATCTGCTCGAGGACAAGGAGCGGCTTGAGCTGGTCGAGCGCGCCATCGCCTCCCTGCCTCCGAAGCAGCGGCTCGCGGTGGTCTTAAAGAGCTACGACGATCTCTCCTACGAGGAGATCGGACGGGTCCTCGGGCTCTCGCTGAGCGCGACCCGCGCCCTGCTCTTTCGCGCTCGGGAAAGCTTGCGCAAGACCTTGTCGTTCCTCAGGGAAAGCCGTTGA
- a CDS encoding efflux RND transporter permease subunit, whose product MTLSDLSIRRPVFAWMLMAGLLIFGAISLGRLGVSDLPEIDFPVLTINLQWAGAAPEIMETAIVDPIEEAVISAQGLRNITSFIEQGQASIILEFDLGRPIDAALTEVQSKVSSVKLPYDTTTQAATQTVQPVAQPILTKDNPEEQPILILSVSGKDKTLHDLVTYVDLVLHDEFQIVPGVGEIVLAGYNVRNLRVWVDNEKLKPLQLTLLDVQTALQQEQVEVAAGYLENSRREMNVRAMGEGLTPEAVGDIQIKRRGTELVYRSPIHIKDIGRVEDGLDDIRRIAVTGGHPVVGLGIKKQPGANSVAVARAVKQKLEEVKRHLPPGFEVRVAYDRTHHIEEAIQETLFTLLLSALVTAFVCYLFLGTWSSTLNVLLSIPTSVLGTFIILYFLGFTLNFFTLLGLSLAIGIIVDDAIMVLENIVRHREMGQGRVRAAQIGAREITFAAVAATVAIVAIFLPVAFMRGIVGKYFYQFGVTITAAVALSLLEAITLTPMRCSQLLEDPSHRRRLAWLMDQIFHGLSRIYRFFLRICVDHSWLILLAAAALFALSLRFLALLPKELIPAQDESSFLVRIQTPVGSSIHYTQKKLEECEAIIATHPEVERAFGEVGGFIQRTGASDGNLIDAQVNVGTVYVTLKPKGERKLTQQEIGDRLRTELTKLGGLKVALQDLSIRGFTTGRGFPIEFSVRGRDYKVLREQVAKITDQMRKSGDFVDLDSDFRDGMPEVRVFPDRFAANACAMPIQNIANTVAVAIGGVAQSQFTNGDRRYDIRVRLEGGERVKPEDIQKLFVRTNSNEYMPITSVAHFETVPTYQTLGRRMRERAITVFANVAPGKSQAAALAEARKIANKEVLRGYRVYWSGGAAAFEETFGSLEFALWVGIVIAYMVLASQFNSFIHPLTVLLALPFSLSGALLALSLTHQSINLYSMIGLVLLMGIAKKNSILLVEFANQKRQRDGLPVREALLEAGPIRLRPILMTSVATLAAALPPALAIGPGSESRIPMAITILGGVSVSTFFTLFVVPAAYRVLARLERPPRRPPSPDRERPARVVWEPAEAPQSPDGIP is encoded by the coding sequence ATGACTCTCTCCGATCTCTCCATTCGTCGGCCTGTCTTCGCGTGGATGCTCATGGCCGGACTCCTCATCTTCGGGGCGATCTCCCTCGGCCGGCTCGGAGTGAGCGATCTCCCGGAGATCGACTTCCCCGTATTGACGATCAACCTCCAGTGGGCGGGCGCAGCACCCGAAATCATGGAGACGGCGATCGTCGATCCCATCGAGGAAGCCGTGATCTCCGCCCAGGGGCTGCGGAACATCACTTCCTTCATCGAGCAGGGACAGGCGTCGATCATCCTCGAGTTCGACCTCGGGCGACCGATCGACGCGGCCCTGACCGAGGTCCAATCGAAGGTCAGCTCGGTCAAGCTCCCCTACGATACGACGACGCAGGCGGCGACGCAGACCGTCCAGCCCGTCGCGCAGCCGATCCTCACCAAGGACAATCCGGAAGAGCAGCCGATCCTGATCCTTTCGGTATCGGGGAAGGACAAGACGCTGCATGACCTGGTGACCTACGTCGATCTGGTCCTGCACGATGAGTTCCAGATCGTCCCCGGGGTCGGGGAGATCGTGCTGGCCGGCTACAACGTCCGCAACCTGCGGGTCTGGGTCGACAACGAGAAGCTCAAGCCGCTCCAGCTCACCCTGCTCGACGTGCAGACGGCACTGCAGCAGGAGCAGGTGGAGGTTGCGGCCGGCTACCTCGAAAACTCCCGGCGGGAGATGAACGTCCGGGCGATGGGGGAAGGGCTGACCCCGGAAGCGGTAGGCGACATCCAGATCAAGAGACGAGGAACCGAGCTCGTCTATCGGTCCCCCATTCACATCAAGGATATCGGGCGGGTGGAGGATGGGCTCGATGATATTCGGCGGATCGCCGTCACTGGCGGCCATCCGGTCGTGGGACTCGGCATCAAGAAGCAACCGGGGGCTAATTCGGTGGCGGTCGCGCGGGCGGTCAAGCAGAAGCTCGAGGAAGTCAAGCGTCATCTGCCGCCGGGATTCGAGGTCAGGGTCGCCTATGACCGGACGCACCATATCGAGGAGGCGATCCAGGAGACCCTCTTTACCCTGCTCCTGTCGGCCCTGGTGACGGCCTTCGTCTGCTATCTTTTCTTGGGGACATGGAGCTCTACCCTCAATGTCCTCCTCTCGATTCCCACCTCGGTGCTCGGGACCTTCATCATCCTCTACTTTCTGGGCTTCACCCTCAACTTCTTCACCCTTCTCGGCCTCTCCCTGGCGATCGGCATCATCGTCGACGACGCGATCATGGTCCTGGAGAACATCGTCCGCCACAGGGAAATGGGCCAGGGCAGGGTGCGCGCCGCCCAGATCGGTGCCCGGGAAATTACCTTCGCGGCCGTCGCCGCCACGGTGGCGATCGTGGCCATCTTCCTGCCGGTCGCCTTCATGCGCGGGATCGTCGGGAAATACTTCTATCAATTCGGGGTCACCATCACCGCCGCCGTCGCGCTCTCCCTCCTCGAGGCGATTACCCTGACTCCGATGCGCTGCTCGCAGCTGCTCGAGGATCCGAGCCATCGCCGGAGGCTTGCGTGGCTCATGGACCAGATCTTTCACGGGCTTTCGCGGATCTACCGGTTCTTCCTGCGCATCTGCGTCGATCACTCCTGGCTCATCCTGCTGGCGGCGGCGGCCCTCTTCGCCCTCTCCCTGCGCTTCCTTGCGCTGCTTCCCAAGGAGCTGATCCCCGCGCAAGACGAATCCTCGTTCCTCGTGCGCATCCAGACGCCGGTCGGCTCCTCGATCCATTACACGCAAAAGAAGCTAGAAGAGTGCGAGGCGATCATCGCGACCCACCCGGAGGTGGAGCGGGCCTTTGGAGAGGTCGGCGGATTCATTCAACGCACGGGGGCGAGCGATGGCAACCTGATCGATGCCCAGGTCAACGTGGGCACAGTCTATGTGACGCTCAAGCCCAAGGGAGAGCGAAAGCTGACCCAGCAAGAGATCGGGGATCGGCTGCGGACGGAGCTCACCAAGCTCGGGGGCCTCAAGGTGGCCCTCCAGGATCTCTCGATCCGGGGATTCACCACGGGGCGCGGGTTCCCGATCGAGTTCTCGGTGCGCGGGCGCGACTACAAGGTGCTCCGGGAGCAGGTCGCCAAGATCACCGACCAGATGCGAAAATCGGGCGACTTCGTCGATCTTGATTCCGATTTCCGGGACGGAATGCCGGAGGTGCGCGTCTTCCCCGACCGCTTCGCCGCCAACGCCTGTGCCATGCCGATTCAAAACATCGCCAACACAGTGGCCGTCGCGATCGGAGGCGTGGCCCAGAGCCAGTTCACCAACGGAGATCGGCGCTACGACATCCGGGTCCGCCTGGAGGGGGGAGAGCGCGTGAAGCCCGAGGATATCCAGAAGCTCTTTGTCCGGACCAACTCGAACGAGTATATGCCGATCACCTCGGTGGCTCATTTCGAGACCGTCCCGACCTATCAGACGCTCGGACGACGGATGCGGGAGAGGGCGATCACGGTCTTTGCCAACGTCGCTCCCGGGAAGTCGCAGGCAGCGGCTCTGGCCGAAGCGCGGAAGATCGCCAACAAGGAGGTCCTCCGCGGCTACCGGGTCTACTGGAGCGGCGGGGCCGCCGCCTTCGAGGAGACCTTCGGCAGCCTCGAGTTCGCTCTCTGGGTGGGGATCGTGATCGCCTACATGGTGCTCGCTTCTCAGTTCAACAGCTTCATCCATCCCTTGACCGTCTTGCTGGCACTCCCCTTTAGCTTGAGCGGGGCGCTGCTCGCGCTCTCTCTCACGCACCAGTCGATCAATCTCTACAGCATGATCGGCCTGGTCCTGCTGATGGGCATCGCAAAGAAGAACTCGATCCTGCTCGTCGAATTTGCGAACCAGAAGCGGCAGCGTGACGGCCTTCCGGTTCGGGAAGCGCTCCTGGAAGCGGGGCCGATCCGCCTCCGTCCGATTCTGATGACCTCCGTCGCGACGCTGGCGGCAGCCCTCCCACCGGCTCTGGCGATCGGACCGGGCTCCGAGAGCCGGATCCCCATGGCGATCACGATCCTGGGAGGGGTGAGCGTTTCCACCTTCTTTACGCTCTTCGTGGTCCCGGCGGCCTATCGCGTGCTGGCCCGCCTGGAACGACCACCGCGGCGGCCTCCTTCTCCGGACCGGGAGAGGCCGGCTCGGGTGGTCTGGGAGCCTGCGGAGGCCCCGCAGAGCCCGGACGGCATTCCATGA